The Chitinivibrio alkaliphilus ACht1 DNA window CGATCCTCCTGCCGGTACGGAGTTTTTAAGTGGGGTGGGGATGTTTCTTTTCTTCCAACGTCAACAGAAAAGACAATCGTCTTTACTATGCCACGTCAAGATCTTTTCTTTACTGCATTTTATAGAGATCCCTCTGCAGAAAAAGATACGACGGGACTTTCCCCGTGTCTTATAGAACATATTTCCTGGGAGGTCGATGCCGATCTTCTTGGTTCGGAGGTTCGTTATACTACGAATGATGAGTTCCTTGAAATTTCACTTTCTCTTCTTGAGGATGGCTATAGTAGTTACTCATGGATAAAAGCGGTAGGCCGTGCAGAGGGGGCATATGATGCGGTTGATTATATTGCTGTTTCCTACTCTGCAGACAGAGATTTCAATCTTGTCCTTGACCAAAGACAATTAACTGATAGAGGAGCCTCTCATTTTTACCAGCTTCCTGCAACGGACACCGTAACAACCCTCTTTATTCCTGTTGGAGATTTTGTCCAGCCAGACTGGACACCTTCGTATTTACAACGAGATACCCCCCGTATGGAAGATGTCTATGCCCTTTCATTTCAAGGAAGAGAGAAAGGGAGTACCACGGATATCTCCTTGTATAGCCTCCGACTAAATTATTTTGCTCCCTATACAACAGAGACGATTTCTTCGTCTGTAGAGTCATCTTCTTACGGTATACGACATGCTCCGGGGCGAATACTCTTTCCACGGGAAATTTCCCATGGATTGTTTACTCTGTATACAACACAGGGGCGTCGGGTTCATGAAGAGCAACTATTTCAAGGAAATACGGAGCTGCGGATTGATTTTCTACGCAGAGGTACGTACATCGGTGTTCTGGAGACATCTGATGGAAGAATTGTACATACTTTCAGCGTAAAATAGTGGCAATTATGTCAGAAATGTATTAAATTACTACGGAGATGAAACAGAACAGGAACTACTCCTGGGTTGGTTTTCATAGAGGATATTACGGTGTTTTACAAAAAGAGGTTGTGTATGAAGGTTACAAAACGTACTATGGTATCTGCTCTTATGTGTATCACCCTTGCGGTGATGACATTTGGACACGATTATCAAAAAGCTTTAAATATGTCTGTCCGTTTTTTTGGTGCCCAGCGATGCGGTAGTGACGTACATTCATGGATTGGACATGAGTCATGTCACTGGCACGATTATAGCATTGATGGGGTTGATTTGGGTGGTGGCTGGCATGATTGCGGAGACCATATTAAATTTGGTCTTACCGGTGGCTATTCAGCAGCATTGCTTCTGCACGCCTATTTAAATTTTCCAGATGCCTTTGAAGATAATTACTCCTACGAAAATTCAGCCGGTAGTCCCAATGGTATCCCCGATGTGTTAGTTGAGGTTAAACATTACACGGACTACGCGTTAAAGATGCTTCAAGGCGACACTTTTTACTACCAGGTGGGAGATATGCAGAGCGATCACCACCAGTCCTGTTCTCGCCCCGATTATCAAACAAACAATGAGACCGGAGGCTCCCGTCGGTATTATTCTGTAGATGGAGGGGGGGCTTCCAACGTTGCGGGTACCCATGCTGCTGTGCTTGCCATGATGTCACGGGCATATCGTGAATTTGACGAAGAGTATGCGGACTTATGCCTGGAAACGGCCAAAAAGATGTTTGCCTTTGGTGATGCAAAACATGAAGCCTTAGGTACAATGGATGGTCAAGAAGAAAACAGTCCCTATGAAGATGATACCTTTGCTGACGACATGGCCTTCGGTGCTATTGAGCTGTATAATGCAACGGAAGAGCAAGACTACTTACTGGCAACTCGTTCCTTTGTAGAAAATGGTGGAGGTCTTCCCACGTACTATGTTTTAAATTATAACCGTGTAAATCCTCTTGCTGTGTATAGTTTTGCGCAAGTCCTTTCGTCTCAAGGAACTGGTCTGAGACGTGAAGTAGATAATTATCTTGATAAAATGACAGATCTTGGTTTTGCTTTCTGGAATGGATGGGGTAGTTTAAAGTATACTGCGGCCGGCTCGTATGTTGCCTTATTAGCCTATGATCTTTTTCCTGATAGCACGCATTACCGTGATTTTGCAGAGGCAAACATCGACTTTATTCTTGGAGATCATGGCGGTTCTGCTGGTAATTTCAGTGCGGGATATAGTTTCCTTTCTGGATATGGGGATGATTACCCCATGGATTTAATCCACCACAAGGCTGCTTTTGGTGGGGCACCATGTGCCTTTGGTTCCGGATGGGGCCAGTTTGGCAGTGATGCTGCAAATGAGTATCGTCTTGAGGGAGCTCTTGTTGGTGGTCCCACCGATGAAGGAGGGACGTATTGGGAACAACGTGGCGGAGATGGCGGGTATTACACAAGTGAAGTGTGTATTTACTATAATGCTCCCTTTGTAGCTGCTTTGGCGGCATTCCTGCATGAAGGTGATGATGACGGTGATGACGGCGATGATGACGGCGATGATGATGGCGATGATGATGGCGATGATGATGGCGATGATGATGGCGATGATGATGGCGATGATGATGGCGATGATGTAAATCTTTCAGGGTATCTTGGATGGTATGTATATCACGATGATTTTGGATCATCCATAGATACATCAGGTGGTCTCCTCCAAGATGATAGCTTGGTAGAGATAACGTTTGATATGGTTGAAGAAAATGCAGATGATGAAATTTGGCCGTATGGTGGGTTAGCTACAGCTCTTTCTACTTCCTTAGCAATGCCAGAGTATATCACTTTTAGCTATTCTGCAACCAACGATTTCAACGTTGTCCTCCCCATGGATGCGGTATCACAAGCTGGAGGTGATTATCGAGCATCTCTTCCTGCTACAGGTGGATCATGGGAGACTGTTACCTTGTCCTTAAATGCGAACACCTTTTCTCAGCCGGGGTGGGCAGATAACGTAGACTTTGATAAGTCTACGGTTGAGTCCTTTGAAATTACTCCCGATTTTGATGGAGCCACCGGAGAAATTGCAATTCGTGGAGTCTATATTGACGGTTTCTCTCCTGACCAGGTGCCCCTTATTGGTAGTGGCCGTTCTGTCTCTTCAGGCACGGGAATATCCTTACTATCTGTAACAGAACAGTCTTTGGGGATTTCTGTGCCTGATGCTGGCATGTATACAATTAGAGCATTTACTCCTGATGGTCGTAAGGTTGGACAAATCGTAAATCGTATGGAAGCGGGTGAAAACCGTGTCGGTTGGTTCGGTCAGAATACCTTTGCCAGCAATGTAATATTGTTGCAGGTACAAGGTCAGGGGTATTCTCAAGTGTTGCGAGTTAATATGCGTTAAAACTACGTGTAGTATCGGTAAAAGTTGAAGCGGAGAAGGGGTTACTTCTCCGCTTCTGTGTTCTCATAGGATTGAGTAGAGAATAATTGTAGCAGGATATATATTAGGGAAGAAAACCACCAAATCAGGAGGAGTTGTGAGCGAATATATCCCCGCTAACATAGAAAAATACTGGCAAGATACATGGGAAAAAGAGGGGCTTTTTTCTGCTAAAACCGATGAGACAAAGGAAAAGAAGTACATTCTGAGCATGTTTCCTTACCCTTCCGGCGCACTGCATATGGGACATGTGATGAATTATACAATTAACGATGTTGTTGCTCGGTATTATATGATGAAGGGGTATAATGTCATGACTCCTATTGGGTGGGACTCCTTTGGCTTACCCGCTGAAAATGCGGCAATTCGTTTGGGTATTCACCCGTCAGAAAATATAGAAACCAATATTGCACGCATGAAAGATCAGATGAAAATGGCCGGTTGGGGCTTTGATTGGAAACGCGAGCTTGCCACTTCATCTGAAGCGTATTATCAATGGACGCAAGAACTCTTTCTCCGTTTTTATGAAAAGGGATTGGTAGAGAAAAAAGATGGAACGGTAAATTGGTGCCCCAGCTGTGAAACCGTCCTTGCCAATGAACAAGTACAGGATGGTAGTTGTGAGCGGTGCGGCACCACTGTATCTCAGCGTGATCTTGCACAGTGGTATTTTCTCATGTCTCAATATGCTCAGAAACTTCTTGATGGACATAAAAATTGCAATGAATGGCCAGAACGGGTTATTAAAATGCAAAAGGAATGGATTGGCCGTTCTGAAGGAGCAACAATTCGATTTCAAGTGGAGGGGCATGATGAGTCGGTAGAAATCTACACGACTCGTCCTGATACACTGTGGGGGGTTACTTTTATGTCTATGGCTCCGCAACACCCCTTAGTTGAGACCTTGGCTGCACATGCTGATGATCCTGATTCAGTGTTGGGAAAAGTTGCTGAAATGCGATCTTTAGGAACATCAGAAAAAGAGTTACAAGCGCGAGAAAAAGAAGGGGTGTTCACCGGTGCCTATGCCATAAACCCCGTCAACGGTGATCGTATTCCTATCTATGTGGGGAATTTTGTTCTCATGAATTATGGAACAGGTATCGTTATGGCTGTTCCAACTCATGACCAACGAGATTTTGAATTTTCTGAAAAATATGGTATTACGCGAAAAATTGTCATCCAACCTGAAGATGCGTCAGAATCATTTACTGTTGCGAATATGACAGAGGCATATACCGGTGATGGCGTACTCGTCGATTCAGGCCCCTTTACGGGACAAAATAATCGCCATGCCATGAACGATATCATTTCATGGTTTGAAGAGAAAGGATATGGGCGACGGGAGGTTAACTTCCGTTTACGTGACTGGCTTTTATCACGACAACGATATTGGGGCTGTCCCATTCCCATGATTCATTGCCCCAGTTGTGGCACGGTTCCGGTTCCCCGCAAAGATCTTCCTGTGCAACTTCCCGAGAATGTAGAGTTTCAGTCCGGTGGAGATTCACCCTTGGCTTATTGTGAAGACTTTGTCTCTGTAGCGTGTCCAGAGTGTGGTGAAGCAGCACGTCGGGAGACTGATACCATGGATACTTTTGTCGATAGCTCGTGGTATTATTTGCGATTTTGTTCTGCTCAATGTGATGATGCGCCATTTCATTCAGATGAGGTGAACTATTGGGGCCCCGTTGATATCTACATTGGGGGTATTGAACATGCAACTATGCATTTGATTTACGTGCGCTTTTTTGCTCAGGTCTTGAATGAAATGGGGGTGATTGATTTTACAGAGCCGGCAAAGAAGCTCTTCACGCAAGGGATGGTCTGTTCTACCGCTCATTATTGTACTACCCATAAGTGGCTTCATGAGAGCGATGTCAAAGACGGAACCTGCGTCCATTGTGGAGCGGTTGTTACCAGTGAAGTAACAAAAATGAGCAAAACAAAACTGAATGTGGTTGATCCAGAAGATATTATTTCAAAGTACGGTGCAGATACAATGCGTATGTACATCCTTTCCGATACCCCTCCCGTCAAAGATCGCATTTGGAGTGAAGAGGGAGTTCATGGTATTTACCGTTTTATCAAACGGTATTGGGCTGTTGTTCAAGATGCCATTGCGCACCTTATGGATCCTGCAACTCCAGATGAAGGAGCAAGTGATGCGGCTATTCGTTATGCTGCTCATTACGCATTAGAAAAATCTATCGCCTCTTTCGAAGAGAATTGGCAGTTTAATACCGCCATTGCTCGAGCGATGGAGTTGACGACTACGATTAAAAAATTGACCCCGAAAACAGGGAAAAGATCCTTACGAGAAGCAGTCTCAATACTTGTACGGACAGTTGCTCCAATTATTCCTCATGCTTCGGAAGAGCTCTGGCAATCACTTGGGGAGACTGGTTCTATCTTTTCTGCCAGCTATCCAAAGGTAGATCCTTCGGCCCTCATACAGGACGAGGTAACTATTGTGGTACAGGTGAATGGAAAGATGCGGGGTAAATTTACCGCCGCCAAAGATTCTGCCAAAACAGATCTTGAGAAGCGTGCCTTTGAAGAGCCAAATGTGCAGAAGTTTACCGAAGGTGCTACGGTACGAAAAGTGATTGTGATCCCCAATAAAATAGTTAATATTGTGGTATCCTAACTTTACGGGGGGGGCTTTTCTACCGTTTTGAGGCTCCCCCTACTCTTTTCCTTCCAAGGTCACTACTGCTCGGGTAATTTCCCCATGAGGTCCGTAAAACAGAAGTTTTCCTCCCGCATATCCTTCTACGCTACTGTAAAACGAAATTGGTACGGTGTGCCGTTCAAGTTCAGATGGATAGCGTTGTTTTAGTCTACGGTGTATTTCTTGAGCCGGTCGAGCTGATGGACCGAGTAAGTTGGCTACATACTCCATGATTGCTTCTCGTTCATCCAGTATGTGCATACATTGTTTTGCGTAGTCTGAAGCCGGACATACTTCTTTTAAGGCAGTAAGAGGGGGATCTGTTTTAAATCCCGCATCTTTTATAAGACGGGTTTTGGCAGAGATATAATCTGCAAGGGCTGCTATAACCAGGTCAGGATTAACCTCAGAAGGCTGGTGCGTGAATTCTACGGGGATCTTAATATCTTCCTCTGTTGATGTGCCTCGAAGAAAATAGATGTGAGTGAGGGGAAAGATACTTTTTTCTGTGAGTACATACAAAGTATCTTTAAACTGATTCTTGTGAGCGTCTTCCTCGACAATATGAAGAAAGCGACTTTCGAGGGTAAGTCCGGAAAAGGCGTGTGCTCGAAGATGAATACGTTGTATACTTTCATTTTGTGCATTACTAAAGAGAGTGACGGAGTGTGCATGTTGCCCGCTACCTGCAATGGAGAGATGAATTGTAAGGTGCGTGGAGTCTCCCGGAGCCACAATACTATCATAGGTAACATCGGTGCAGCCACAGCTCATGCGGACACGTGATATCTTGAGGGTATCTTGGCCGGTGTTCTGTA harbors:
- a CDS encoding glycoside hydrolase family 9 protein; this translates as MKVTKRTMVSALMCITLAVMTFGHDYQKALNMSVRFFGAQRCGSDVHSWIGHESCHWHDYSIDGVDLGGGWHDCGDHIKFGLTGGYSAALLLHAYLNFPDAFEDNYSYENSAGSPNGIPDVLVEVKHYTDYALKMLQGDTFYYQVGDMQSDHHQSCSRPDYQTNNETGGSRRYYSVDGGGASNVAGTHAAVLAMMSRAYREFDEEYADLCLETAKKMFAFGDAKHEALGTMDGQEENSPYEDDTFADDMAFGAIELYNATEEQDYLLATRSFVENGGGLPTYYVLNYNRVNPLAVYSFAQVLSSQGTGLRREVDNYLDKMTDLGFAFWNGWGSLKYTAAGSYVALLAYDLFPDSTHYRDFAEANIDFILGDHGGSAGNFSAGYSFLSGYGDDYPMDLIHHKAAFGGAPCAFGSGWGQFGSDAANEYRLEGALVGGPTDEGGTYWEQRGGDGGYYTSEVCIYYNAPFVAALAAFLHEGDDDGDDGDDDGDDDGDDDGDDDGDDDGDDDGDDDGDDVNLSGYLGWYVYHDDFGSSIDTSGGLLQDDSLVEITFDMVEENADDEIWPYGGLATALSTSLAMPEYITFSYSATNDFNVVLPMDAVSQAGGDYRASLPATGGSWETVTLSLNANTFSQPGWADNVDFDKSTVESFEITPDFDGATGEIAIRGVYIDGFSPDQVPLIGSGRSVSSGTGISLLSVTEQSLGISVPDAGMYTIRAFTPDGRKVGQIVNRMEAGENRVGWFGQNTFASNVILLQVQGQGYSQVLRVNMR
- the leuS gene encoding leucine--tRNA ligase; translation: MSEYIPANIEKYWQDTWEKEGLFSAKTDETKEKKYILSMFPYPSGALHMGHVMNYTINDVVARYYMMKGYNVMTPIGWDSFGLPAENAAIRLGIHPSENIETNIARMKDQMKMAGWGFDWKRELATSSEAYYQWTQELFLRFYEKGLVEKKDGTVNWCPSCETVLANEQVQDGSCERCGTTVSQRDLAQWYFLMSQYAQKLLDGHKNCNEWPERVIKMQKEWIGRSEGATIRFQVEGHDESVEIYTTRPDTLWGVTFMSMAPQHPLVETLAAHADDPDSVLGKVAEMRSLGTSEKELQAREKEGVFTGAYAINPVNGDRIPIYVGNFVLMNYGTGIVMAVPTHDQRDFEFSEKYGITRKIVIQPEDASESFTVANMTEAYTGDGVLVDSGPFTGQNNRHAMNDIISWFEEKGYGRREVNFRLRDWLLSRQRYWGCPIPMIHCPSCGTVPVPRKDLPVQLPENVEFQSGGDSPLAYCEDFVSVACPECGEAARRETDTMDTFVDSSWYYLRFCSAQCDDAPFHSDEVNYWGPVDIYIGGIEHATMHLIYVRFFAQVLNEMGVIDFTEPAKKLFTQGMVCSTAHYCTTHKWLHESDVKDGTCVHCGAVVTSEVTKMSKTKLNVVDPEDIISKYGADTMRMYILSDTPPVKDRIWSEEGVHGIYRFIKRYWAVVQDAIAHLMDPATPDEGASDAAIRYAAHYALEKSIASFEENWQFNTAIARAMELTTTIKKLTPKTGKRSLREAVSILVRTVAPIIPHASEELWQSLGETGSIFSASYPKVDPSALIQDEVTIVVQVNGKMRGKFTAAKDSAKTDLEKRAFEEPNVQKFTEGATVRKVIVIPNKIVNIVVS
- a CDS encoding DUF1573 domain-containing protein — its product is MKFLLCIFFVVLYPTHAALLELDTTEHDFGILPYEGTPIDTVHTFIVQNTGQDTLKISRVRMSCGCTDVTYDSIVAPGDSTHLTIHLSIAGSGQHAHSVTLFSNAQNESIQRIHLRAHAFSGLTLESRFLHIVEEDAHKNQFKDTLYVLTEKSIFPLTHIYFLRGTSTEEDIKIPVEFTHQPSEVNPDLVIAALADYISAKTRLIKDAGFKTDPPLTALKEVCPASDYAKQCMHILDEREAIMEYVANLLGPSARPAQEIHRRLKQRYPSELERHTVPISFYSSVEGYAGGKLLFYGPHGEITRAVVTLEGKE